The following are encoded in a window of Nomia melanderi isolate GNS246 chromosome 6, iyNomMela1, whole genome shotgun sequence genomic DNA:
- the Cln3 gene encoding CLN3 lysosomal/endosomal transmembrane protein, battenin: protein MSKSKKSLSMPSGNDIFDEESIAVRSRWRNLAAFWVLGLCNNYGYVVMLSAAHDILESKFGTTDTSATSSNVTTNTTGVRSCNTLSTGAILLADILPSLAVKIVTPFLPFYVHARLATCVLFSAAGFLVVSLSTTEWLAILGVVVTSLSSGLGEVTLLSYSHQYPKQVIATWSSGTGGAGIIGALSYAALTTWLSNEDTLLLMLIVPIIQGITFWLVLVHPRQSTIPITKNGIDSQEQIIEVQRKSFKEKINLVPGLLKYMIPLGLVYLFEYFINQGLYELIQFDGIWLLHAEQYRWLQVDYQIGVFISRSSVNLVTINKIWIMAVLQFINVIILLFEALYYYIPSIWIVFAFVLWEGLLGGGAYVNTFYRMSTEIPRADRKISLGIATMADSIGIALAGWMSMPVHNAICRMPQPTRLGS from the exons ATGTCGAAGAGCAAGAAGTCCCTGTCCATGCCGAGCGGGAACGATATATTCGACGAGGAGTCGATCGCCGTGCGATCGAGATGGCGAAACCTCGCCGCCTTCTGGGTACTCGGCCTCTGCAATAATTACGGTTACGTGGTGATGCTTAGCGCCGCGCACGATATCCTCGAGAGCAAATTCGGCACGACG GATACCAGCGCAACTTCCAGCAACGTGACGACGAACACCACCGGGGTCCGTTCCTGCAACACGCTCTCCACCGGCGCCATCTTGCTGGCGGACATCTTGCCCTCGCTCGCGGTCAAGATTGTCACGCCGTTCCTCCCGTTTTACGTGCA TGCTCGACTGGCTACCTGTGTGTTATTTTCCGCTGCAGGATTCCTTGTGGTGTCGTTGAGCACTACTGAATGGCTCGCCATATTGGGCGTCGTCGTAACGTCACTATCTTCCGGTTTGGGAGAAGTTACTCTGCTGAGCTACAGCCACCAGTATCCGAA ACAAGTAATCGCGACATGGTCTTCCGGTACCGGAGGCGCCGGAATAATTGGCGCGCTCTCTTACGCCGCCCTCACCACGTGGTTGAGCAACGAAGACACGCTGTTACTTATGCTAATCGTACCGATCATACAAGGGATCACGTTCTGGCTGGTCCTCGTGCACCCGCGACAGTCCACTATACCGATCACCAAGAACGGCATCGACAGCCAGGAGCAAATCATCGAGGTCCAGAGGAAGAGCTTCAAGGAAAAGATCAATCTGGTACCGGGCCTGCTGAAGTACATGATCCCACTGGGGCTCGTGTACctcttcgaatattttattaaccaaGGATTG TACGAGTTGATCCAGTTTGATGGGATTTGGTTGTTGCACGCTGAGCAGTATCGCTGGCTCCAAGTGGATTATCAGATAGGAGTGTTTATATCCAGATCGTCTGTCAATCTCGTCACGATTAACAAAATCTGGATCATGGCTGTTCTTCAG TTTATCAACGTCATCATTCTCCTATTCGAGGCGTTGTATTATTACATCCCGAGCATTTGGATCGTGTTCGCATTCGTCTTGTGGGAAGGCCTGCTCGGCGGTGGAGCGTACGTCAACACGTTCTACCGAATGTCCACTGAG ATTCCACGAGCGGATCGCAAGATCTCGCTAGGCATCGCCACGATGGCGGACTCGATCGGCATCGCGTTGGCGGGATGGATGTCGATGCCGGTGCACAATGCGATCTGCAGGATGCCACAGCCGACACGGCTGGGCAGCTAG
- the LOC116432951 gene encoding actin-like protein 6B, producing the protein MSGGVYGGDEVGAIIFDVGHQSLRVGYGGEDTPKAEIPTTLGIWEDTIETPDGNQTVRKHYNIDVTAIQVRKKDMDLISLMQDGMIEGWDMFERLTEYTYKQRLHALPEHHPILMTECPWNTRLKREKLLELMFEKFNVPAMYICKNAVLAAYANGRSTAMVVDSGATHTSAVPVHDGYVITQGIVKSPLGGDFITMQCRQFFEEKDIELSPACLVASKDIVREREPPRWVRRAGPQPSSSWLSYMVRELLQDFQMNVLQVSDSPYDEDVANTLPMKHYEFPTGYNDDFGSVRLMIPEALFDPSNVKGVGASILGVGPLVTTSVGMCDMDIRPSLYGSVVVTGGNSCLQGFSERLNRDLASKTPPSMRLKIISANSSSERRYGAWIGGSILSSLGSFQQMWLSRQEYEESGKLILERCA; encoded by the exons ATGAGCGGTGGTGTCTACGGCGGAG ACGAGGTCGGTGCTATTATTTTCGACGTTGGACACCAGAGCCTCCGCGTTGGTTATGGCGGTGAGGACACGCCGAAGGCTGAAATCCCGACCACCCTCGGAATATGGGAGGACACCATCGAAACGCCGGACGGCAATCAGACCGTCAGGAAACACTACAACATCGACGTCACGGCGATCCAAGTGCGGAAGAAGG ATATGGATTTGATCAGCCTGATGCAAGACGGTATGATCGAGGGTTGGGACATGTTCGAGCGGCTGACGGAGTACACCTATAAACAACGGCTGCACGCGCTCCCGGAACACCATCCGATCTTAATGACCGAGTGCCCATGGAACACGAGACTGAAACGGGAGAAGCTGCTGGAGCTGATGTTCGAGAAGTTCAACGTTCCTGCCATGTACATCTGCAAGAACGCCGTATTGGCGGCCTACGCGAACGGCAGATCGACAGCCATGGTGGTCGACAGCGGCGCGACGCACACGAGCGCAGTCCCCGTGCACGACGGCTACGTGATCACTCAAGGAATCGTGAAGAGTCCCTTGGGCGGTGACTTCATCACCATGCAATGCAGGCAATTCTTCGAGGAGAAGGACATCGAGCTGTCACCCGCCTGCTTGGTCGCTAGCAAAG ATATAGTTCGGGAAAGAGAACCGCCCCGTTGGGTCAGAAGAGCCGGTCCCCAGCCGTCGTCTTCTTGGCTGAGCTACATGGTCCGCGAGCTGTTGCAAGACTTCCAAATGAACGTGCTCCAAGTCTCGGACAGCCCGTACGACGAAGACGTGGCCAACACCCTGCCAATGAAGCACTACGAGTTCCCGACCGGCTACAACGACGACTTCGGGTCTGTCAGGTTAATGATCCCCGAAGCCTTGTTCGATCCTAGCAACGTGAAAGGCGTCGGCGCCAGCATCCTCGGCGTCGGACCGCTCGTCACGACCAGTGTGGGCATGTGCGACATGGATATCCGACCG AGCCTGTACGGGAGCGTGGTGGTTACCGGTGGCAACTCCTGCCTGCAAGGTTTTAGCGAAAGACTGAACCGTGACCTAGCCAGCAAAACTCCTCCG AGTATGAGACTGAAAATAATTAGCGCGAACAGTTCGAGCGAGCGTCGGTACGGTGCTTGGATCGGTGGTTCGATTCTAAGCTCGCTGGGATCCTTCCAGCAGATGTGGCTGTCACGGCAAGAGTACGAGGAGTCCGGGAAGCTGATTCTCGAGCGGTGCGCGTGA